One Chanodichthys erythropterus isolate Z2021 chromosome 22, ASM2448905v1, whole genome shotgun sequence DNA window includes the following coding sequences:
- the LOC137013358 gene encoding MOB kinase activator 1B-like isoform X4: protein MSFLFGNRSSKTFKPKKNIPEGSHQYELLKHAEATLGSGNLRMAVMLPDGEDLNEWVAVNTVDFFNQINMLYGTITDFCSEDSCPVMSAGPKYEYHWADGTNIKKPIKCSAPKYIDYLMTWVQDQLDDETLFPSKIDCSRSPGTQFLPGNFLQQPTSIPKTPRTTTTESESPQWFVLFPNYNFQIINSPFSLFLFKNLFYPHKLIFKSLKSQIFQFFLFPSLPNFTKSHLLLIPHKI from the exons ATGAGCTTCTTATT CGGGAATCGTTCATCTAAGACGTTTAAGCCGAAGAAGAATATTCCGGAAGGCTCTCATCAGTATGAGCTGCTCAAACACGCTGAAGCCACGCTGGGCAGTGGGAACCTGCGTATGGCTGTCATGCTTCCTGACGGAGAAGATCTGAATGAATGGGTGGCTGTCAACA CGGTGGATTTCTTTAACCAGATTAACATGCTGTACGGCACCATCACAGACTTCTGCTCGGAGGACAGCTGCCCGGTCATGTCTGCAGGACCAAA ATACGAGTATCATTGGGCAGATGGGACCAACATTAAGAAGCCTATCAAGTGCTCTGCACCCAAGTACATTGACTATCTGATGACGTGGGTTCAAGACCAGCTGGATGACGAGACCCTGTTTCCTTCTAAAATAG ATTGCTCCCGCTCACCTGGTACTCAATTTCTCCCTGGAAATTTTCTACAGCAGCCGACCTCAATTCCCAAAACCCCCCGGACCACGACCACAGAGTCAGAGTCGCCACAATGGTTTGTCCTGTTTCCTAATTATAATTTTCAAATCATAAATTCCCCTTTTTCACTTTTTCTATTCAAAAACTTATTTTACCCACATAAACTCATATTTAAATCACTTAAATCACAAATTTTTCAATTTTTCCTGTTTCCTAGTCTTCCAAATTTTACCAAATCACACTTACTCTTAATTCCCCATAAAATTTAG
- the LOC137013358 gene encoding MOB kinase activator 1B-like isoform X8, which yields MSFLFGNRSSKTFKPKKNIPEGSHQYELLKHAEATLGSGNLRMAVMLPDGEDLNEWVAVNTVDFFNQINMLYGTITDFCSEDSCPVMSAGPKYEYHWADGTNIKKPIKCSAPKYIDYLMTWVQDQLDDETLFPSKIEIETHQTRQHFSRLQLSNFVWSPGDCLDQNHTPKCIEATAMRLVD from the exons ATGAGCTTCTTATT CGGGAATCGTTCATCTAAGACGTTTAAGCCGAAGAAGAATATTCCGGAAGGCTCTCATCAGTATGAGCTGCTCAAACACGCTGAAGCCACGCTGGGCAGTGGGAACCTGCGTATGGCTGTCATGCTTCCTGACGGAGAAGATCTGAATGAATGGGTGGCTGTCAACA CGGTGGATTTCTTTAACCAGATTAACATGCTGTACGGCACCATCACAGACTTCTGCTCGGAGGACAGCTGCCCGGTCATGTCTGCAGGACCAAA ATACGAGTATCATTGGGCAGATGGGACCAACATTAAGAAGCCTATCAAGTGCTCTGCACCCAAGTACATTGACTATCTGATGACGTGGGTTCAAGACCAGCTGGATGACGAGACCCTGTTTCCTTCTAAAATAG aaatcgagactcatcagaccaggcaacatttttccaggcttcaactgtccaattttg TTTGGAGTCCAGGAGATTGTCTTGACCAGAACCACACCCCTAAATGCATTGAAGCAACTGCCATGCGATTGGTTGATTAG
- the LOC137013358 gene encoding MOB kinase activator 1B-like isoform X6 → MSFLFGNRSSKTFKPKKNIPEGSHQYELLKHAEATLGSGNLRMAVMLPDGEDLNEWVAVNTVDFFNQINMLYGTITDFCSEDSCPVMSAGPKYEYHWADGTNIKKPIKCSAPKYIDYLMTWVQDQLDDETLFPSKIGVPFPKNFMSVAKTILKRLFRVYAHIYHQHFDAVMQLQEEAHLNTSFKHFIFFVQEFNLIDRKELAPLQELIEKLTTKDR, encoded by the exons ATGAGCTTCTTATT CGGGAATCGTTCATCTAAGACGTTTAAGCCGAAGAAGAATATTCCGGAAGGCTCTCATCAGTATGAGCTGCTCAAACACGCTGAAGCCACGCTGGGCAGTGGGAACCTGCGTATGGCTGTCATGCTTCCTGACGGAGAAGATCTGAATGAATGGGTGGCTGTCAACA CGGTGGATTTCTTTAACCAGATTAACATGCTGTACGGCACCATCACAGACTTCTGCTCGGAGGACAGCTGCCCGGTCATGTCTGCAGGACCAAA ATACGAGTATCATTGGGCAGATGGGACCAACATTAAGAAGCCTATCAAGTGCTCTGCACCCAAGTACATTGACTATCTGATGACGTGGGTTCAAGACCAGCTGGATGACGAGACCCTGTTTCCTTCTAAAATAG GTGTTCCCTTCCCCAAGAACTTCATGTCAGTAGCCAAGACTATTCTGAAGCGTTTGTTCAGAGTTTATGCTCATATATATCATCAGCACTTTGACGCAGTCATGCAGCTTCAGGAGGAAGCTCACCTCAACACGTCTTTCAAACACTTCATCTTCTTTGTACAG GAGTTTAACCTGATTGACCGTAAGGAGCTGGCGCCTCTTCAAGAGCTCATCGAGAAACTCACAACAAAAGACAGATAA
- the LOC137013358 gene encoding MOB kinase activator 1B-like isoform X5, which produces MSFLFGNRSSKTFKPKKNIPEGSHQYELLKHAEATLGSGNLRMAVMLPDGEDLNEWVAVNTVDFFNQINMLYGTITDFCSEDSCPVMSAGPKYEYHWADGTNIKKPIKCSAPKYIDYLMTWVQDQLDDETLFPSKIEIETHQTRQHFSRLQLSNFGVPFPKNFMSVAKTILKRLFRVYAHIYHQHFDAVMQLQEEAHLNTSFKHFIFFVQEFNLIDRKELAPLQELIEKLTTKDR; this is translated from the exons ATGAGCTTCTTATT CGGGAATCGTTCATCTAAGACGTTTAAGCCGAAGAAGAATATTCCGGAAGGCTCTCATCAGTATGAGCTGCTCAAACACGCTGAAGCCACGCTGGGCAGTGGGAACCTGCGTATGGCTGTCATGCTTCCTGACGGAGAAGATCTGAATGAATGGGTGGCTGTCAACA CGGTGGATTTCTTTAACCAGATTAACATGCTGTACGGCACCATCACAGACTTCTGCTCGGAGGACAGCTGCCCGGTCATGTCTGCAGGACCAAA ATACGAGTATCATTGGGCAGATGGGACCAACATTAAGAAGCCTATCAAGTGCTCTGCACCCAAGTACATTGACTATCTGATGACGTGGGTTCAAGACCAGCTGGATGACGAGACCCTGTTTCCTTCTAAAATAG aaatcgagactcatcagaccaggcaacatttttccaggcttcaactgtccaattttg GTGTTCCCTTCCCCAAGAACTTCATGTCAGTAGCCAAGACTATTCTGAAGCGTTTGTTCAGAGTTTATGCTCATATATATCATCAGCACTTTGACGCAGTCATGCAGCTTCAGGAGGAAGCTCACCTCAACACGTCTTTCAAACACTTCATCTTCTTTGTACAG GAGTTTAACCTGATTGACCGTAAGGAGCTGGCGCCTCTTCAAGAGCTCATCGAGAAACTCACAACAAAAGACAGATAA
- the LOC137013358 gene encoding MOB kinase activator 1B-like isoform X9, which yields MSFLFGNRSSKTFKPKKNIPEGSHQYELLKHAEATLGSGNLRMAVMLPDGEDLNEWVAVNTVDFFNQINMLYGTITDFCSEDSCPVMSAGPKYEYHWADGTNIKKPIKCSAPKYIDYLMTWVQDQLDDETLFPSKIVWSPGDCLDQNHTPKCIEATAMRLVD from the exons ATGAGCTTCTTATT CGGGAATCGTTCATCTAAGACGTTTAAGCCGAAGAAGAATATTCCGGAAGGCTCTCATCAGTATGAGCTGCTCAAACACGCTGAAGCCACGCTGGGCAGTGGGAACCTGCGTATGGCTGTCATGCTTCCTGACGGAGAAGATCTGAATGAATGGGTGGCTGTCAACA CGGTGGATTTCTTTAACCAGATTAACATGCTGTACGGCACCATCACAGACTTCTGCTCGGAGGACAGCTGCCCGGTCATGTCTGCAGGACCAAA ATACGAGTATCATTGGGCAGATGGGACCAACATTAAGAAGCCTATCAAGTGCTCTGCACCCAAGTACATTGACTATCTGATGACGTGGGTTCAAGACCAGCTGGATGACGAGACCCTGTTTCCTTCTAAAATAG TTTGGAGTCCAGGAGATTGTCTTGACCAGAACCACACCCCTAAATGCATTGAAGCAACTGCCATGCGATTGGTTGATTAG
- the LOC137013358 gene encoding MOB kinase activator 1B-like isoform X10, translated as MSFLFGNRSSKTFKPKKNIPEGSHQYELLKHAEATLGSGNLRMAVMLPDGEDLNEWVAVNTVDFFNQINMLYGTITDFCSEDSCPVMSAGPKYEYHWADGTNIKKPIKCSAPKYIDYLMTWVQDQLDDETLFPSKIEIETHQTRQHFSRLQLSNFGV; from the exons ATGAGCTTCTTATT CGGGAATCGTTCATCTAAGACGTTTAAGCCGAAGAAGAATATTCCGGAAGGCTCTCATCAGTATGAGCTGCTCAAACACGCTGAAGCCACGCTGGGCAGTGGGAACCTGCGTATGGCTGTCATGCTTCCTGACGGAGAAGATCTGAATGAATGGGTGGCTGTCAACA CGGTGGATTTCTTTAACCAGATTAACATGCTGTACGGCACCATCACAGACTTCTGCTCGGAGGACAGCTGCCCGGTCATGTCTGCAGGACCAAA ATACGAGTATCATTGGGCAGATGGGACCAACATTAAGAAGCCTATCAAGTGCTCTGCACCCAAGTACATTGACTATCTGATGACGTGGGTTCAAGACCAGCTGGATGACGAGACCCTGTTTCCTTCTAAAATAG aaatcgagactcatcagaccaggcaacatttttccaggcttcaactgtccaattttg GAGTTTAA
- the LOC137013358 gene encoding MOB kinase activator 1B-like isoform X11, with amino-acid sequence MSFLFGNRSSKTFKPKKNIPEGSHQYELLKHAEATLGSGNLRMAVMLPDGEDLNEWVAVNTVDFFNQINMLYGTITDFCSEDSCPVMSAGPKYEYHWADGTNIKKPIKCSAPKYIDYLMTWVQDQLDDETLFPSKIGV; translated from the exons ATGAGCTTCTTATT CGGGAATCGTTCATCTAAGACGTTTAAGCCGAAGAAGAATATTCCGGAAGGCTCTCATCAGTATGAGCTGCTCAAACACGCTGAAGCCACGCTGGGCAGTGGGAACCTGCGTATGGCTGTCATGCTTCCTGACGGAGAAGATCTGAATGAATGGGTGGCTGTCAACA CGGTGGATTTCTTTAACCAGATTAACATGCTGTACGGCACCATCACAGACTTCTGCTCGGAGGACAGCTGCCCGGTCATGTCTGCAGGACCAAA ATACGAGTATCATTGGGCAGATGGGACCAACATTAAGAAGCCTATCAAGTGCTCTGCACCCAAGTACATTGACTATCTGATGACGTGGGTTCAAGACCAGCTGGATGACGAGACCCTGTTTCCTTCTAAAATAG GAGTTTAA
- the LOC137013358 gene encoding MOB kinase activator 1B-like isoform X3 — protein sequence MSFLFGNRSSKTFKPKKNIPEGSHQYELLKHAEATLGSGNLRMAVMLPDGEDLNEWVAVNTVDFFNQINMLYGTITDFCSEDSCPVMSAGPKYEYHWADGTNIKKPIKCSAPKYIDYLMTWVQDQLDDETLFPSKIEIETHQTRQHFSRLQLSNFDCSRSPGTQFLPGNFLQQPTSIPKTPRTTTTESESPQWFVLFPNYNFQIINSPFSLFLFKNLFYPHKLIFKSLKSQIFQFFLFPSLPNFTKSHLLLIPHKI from the exons ATGAGCTTCTTATT CGGGAATCGTTCATCTAAGACGTTTAAGCCGAAGAAGAATATTCCGGAAGGCTCTCATCAGTATGAGCTGCTCAAACACGCTGAAGCCACGCTGGGCAGTGGGAACCTGCGTATGGCTGTCATGCTTCCTGACGGAGAAGATCTGAATGAATGGGTGGCTGTCAACA CGGTGGATTTCTTTAACCAGATTAACATGCTGTACGGCACCATCACAGACTTCTGCTCGGAGGACAGCTGCCCGGTCATGTCTGCAGGACCAAA ATACGAGTATCATTGGGCAGATGGGACCAACATTAAGAAGCCTATCAAGTGCTCTGCACCCAAGTACATTGACTATCTGATGACGTGGGTTCAAGACCAGCTGGATGACGAGACCCTGTTTCCTTCTAAAATAG aaatcgagactcatcagaccaggcaacatttttccaggcttcaactgtccaattttg ATTGCTCCCGCTCACCTGGTACTCAATTTCTCCCTGGAAATTTTCTACAGCAGCCGACCTCAATTCCCAAAACCCCCCGGACCACGACCACAGAGTCAGAGTCGCCACAATGGTTTGTCCTGTTTCCTAATTATAATTTTCAAATCATAAATTCCCCTTTTTCACTTTTTCTATTCAAAAACTTATTTTACCCACATAAACTCATATTTAAATCACTTAAATCACAAATTTTTCAATTTTTCCTGTTTCCTAGTCTTCCAAATTTTACCAAATCACACTTACTCTTAATTCCCCATAAAATTTAG
- the LOC137013358 gene encoding MOB kinase activator 1B-like isoform X7, which translates to MSFLFGNRSSKTFKPKKNIPEGSHQYELLKHAEATLGSGNLRMAVMLPDGEDLNEWVAVNTVDFFNQINMLYGTITDFCSEDSCPVMSAGPKYEYHWADGTNIKKPIKCSAPKYIDYLMTWVQDQLDDETLFPSKIEIETHQTRQHFSRLQLSNFDCSRSPGTQFLPGNFLQQPTSIPKTPRTTTTESESPQ; encoded by the exons ATGAGCTTCTTATT CGGGAATCGTTCATCTAAGACGTTTAAGCCGAAGAAGAATATTCCGGAAGGCTCTCATCAGTATGAGCTGCTCAAACACGCTGAAGCCACGCTGGGCAGTGGGAACCTGCGTATGGCTGTCATGCTTCCTGACGGAGAAGATCTGAATGAATGGGTGGCTGTCAACA CGGTGGATTTCTTTAACCAGATTAACATGCTGTACGGCACCATCACAGACTTCTGCTCGGAGGACAGCTGCCCGGTCATGTCTGCAGGACCAAA ATACGAGTATCATTGGGCAGATGGGACCAACATTAAGAAGCCTATCAAGTGCTCTGCACCCAAGTACATTGACTATCTGATGACGTGGGTTCAAGACCAGCTGGATGACGAGACCCTGTTTCCTTCTAAAATAG aaatcgagactcatcagaccaggcaacatttttccaggcttcaactgtccaattttg ATTGCTCCCGCTCACCTGGTACTCAATTTCTCCCTGGAAATTTTCTACAGCAGCCGACCTCAATTCCCAAAACCCCCCGGACCACGACCACAGAGTCAGAGTCGCCACAATG A